One genomic segment of Desulfovulcanus ferrireducens includes these proteins:
- a CDS encoding MinD/ParA family protein has product MADSKTRIISIASGKGGVGKTSLALNLSWALAHLGHKVCLLDADLGLANVDVLLKITPRFTLEDVILNNLPLSKALNSVHPRLDVISGGSGVAALADLSREKRIYLVEQFKSLQDYDFIILDNSPGINSQVISFCLASKEIVVVITPEPTSITDAYALTKVLKSKGLQFPPLLLFNRVRPDINVLTIFEKLNNTSKKFLNIPLLFLGEVSEDQIFAQAINEGRPILELDKTGESSQSILAIARRLAQRPRSRLFQTKPEEFWEKSVINYLCEQDQSIASGCKSESLSIQDSVKKIELLVHDLSNLDSVRLAEVNDLKRRLAAIEAKLKDVMSKISEGEDKSGLIPIGLICPDSYMRETLEYLLKEQGYLGINLMTEKNKDINLYIACLQRYEPKIINLLKELKSVPCIWLAEFSEDIPFWVQDLNVVKVFKKPFDVQNIFQAMVETLQGKIV; this is encoded by the coding sequence ATGGCAGATTCTAAAACCAGGATTATTTCCATCGCCAGCGGAAAAGGAGGGGTGGGGAAAACCTCGTTGGCCCTCAATCTCTCTTGGGCTTTAGCTCACTTGGGTCACAAGGTATGTCTTTTGGATGCTGACCTTGGCCTGGCCAACGTGGATGTTTTGCTTAAGATAACACCACGATTTACTTTGGAAGATGTAATCCTTAATAATTTACCCTTGTCCAAGGCTTTAAACAGCGTACATCCACGTTTGGATGTTATTTCAGGGGGCTCAGGGGTGGCGGCTTTGGCTGATTTGTCCAGAGAAAAACGCATCTATCTGGTTGAGCAGTTTAAATCTCTACAGGACTATGATTTTATAATTTTAGATAATTCACCGGGAATTAATAGCCAGGTTATATCTTTTTGTCTTGCTTCCAAGGAAATAGTTGTTGTTATAACCCCTGAACCAACTTCTATTACTGATGCTTATGCTTTGACTAAGGTATTGAAAAGTAAGGGTTTGCAATTTCCACCTCTTCTGCTCTTTAATCGGGTAAGGCCAGATATTAACGTTTTAACTATTTTTGAAAAGTTAAATAATACCAGTAAAAAATTTTTAAATATTCCCCTGTTGTTTTTAGGAGAAGTAAGTGAGGATCAAATTTTTGCCCAGGCCATAAATGAAGGTCGTCCTATTCTGGAATTAGATAAGACAGGGGAGAGCTCACAAAGTATTTTGGCCATTGCCAGACGGCTTGCTCAGAGACCTCGTTCCAGATTATTTCAAACAAAGCCAGAGGAGTTTTGGGAAAAGTCTGTTATAAATTATTTGTGTGAACAGGACCAAAGCATTGCGTCGGGCTGTAAATCAGAAAGTTTATCCATTCAAGACTCAGTAAAAAAGATTGAACTTTTAGTGCATGATTTGTCGAACCTTGATTCAGTTAGATTAGCTGAAGTTAATGACTTAAAAAGACGCCTCGCTGCAATTGAGGCCAAACTGAAAGATGTGATGAGCAAAATATCAGAGGGCGAGGATAAAAGTGGTCTTATTCCCATTGGCCTAATTTGCCCAGACTCCTATATGCGAGAGACATTGGAATATCTTCTGAAGGAGCAAGGATATTTAGGAATTAATTTAATGACCGAAAAAAATAAGGACATTAATCTCTATATAGCTTGTCTGCAACGCTATGAGCCAAAGATAATAAATCTTTTAAAAGAGTTAAAAAGTGTCCCCTGTATCTGGTTAGCTGAATTTTCGGAAGATATACCCTTTTGGGTTCAGGATTTAAATGTTGTGAAAGTCTTTAAAAAGCCTTTTGATGTACAAAATATTTTTCAGGCCATGGTAGAAACTTTGCAAGGCAAGATTGTTTAG
- a CDS encoding branched-chain amino acid ABC transporter permease produces the protein MKKNILIIALILVGLTIPFTVGNFIIRFCTDIILFAIMASSWNLIGGYTGYGSFGNVVFFGIGAYLTALLMNLLNINFFLALLLSGLGCALFALLMGLPVLRLKGHYFAIATLGVAEAMKALVQNLEITEGNSGLYLPMPDFTVDVTYKFFYFVSFGVLAVLLIVTFLILKNKLGYGLIAIREDEDAAASAGINTTLFKTIAFCLSGFFTGLAGSIYAYQQGFIKPEPVFNVGVTVKMIVMAVFGGIGSLFGPLIGAISIELISEFLSNHFLIAHTLFFGTIIIIAILFAPKGIYDIISGKRKIGMAYFMENIRQHRV, from the coding sequence ATGAAAAAAAATATTTTAATTATAGCATTGATCCTGGTCGGTTTGACAATCCCTTTTACTGTAGGCAACTTTATCATCAGGTTTTGTACGGATATCATTCTTTTTGCTATAATGGCCAGTTCCTGGAACCTCATCGGGGGTTATACAGGCTACGGTTCATTCGGAAACGTAGTCTTTTTCGGAATAGGAGCGTATTTAACCGCCCTGCTTATGAACTTGTTAAATATAAATTTCTTTCTCGCCCTTTTGTTAAGCGGTCTGGGATGCGCCTTGTTTGCTCTTTTAATGGGATTGCCTGTCCTTAGGCTTAAAGGACATTATTTTGCTATCGCCACTTTGGGTGTTGCCGAAGCAATGAAGGCACTGGTCCAGAACCTGGAAATCACAGAGGGCAATTCCGGACTATATCTGCCCATGCCTGATTTCACGGTTGATGTTACATACAAATTTTTCTACTTTGTATCCTTTGGGGTATTAGCAGTATTACTTATTGTTACTTTCCTCATTTTGAAAAACAAACTAGGGTACGGACTTATCGCCATAAGAGAAGACGAGGACGCGGCCGCCTCAGCCGGCATAAACACAACCCTCTTCAAAACCATTGCTTTTTGCCTGAGCGGTTTCTTTACCGGACTGGCCGGAAGCATATATGCTTATCAGCAAGGCTTTATTAAACCGGAACCGGTTTTTAATGTCGGGGTAACAGTAAAGATGATTGTTATGGCTGTTTTCGGAGGTATTGGCAGCCTTTTCGGCCCCCTAATCGGTGCAATTTCCATCGAATTAATCTCCGAGTTCTTATCCAATCACTTTCTTATCGCGCATACACTATTTTTCGGGACAATAATCATTATTGCCATCCTGTTCGCCCCCAAGGGAATATACGATATTATAAGCGGAAAAAGAAAAATAGGCATGGCCTATTTCATGGAGAATATAAGGCAACATAGAGTGTGA
- a CDS encoding tRNA1(Val) (adenine(37)-N6)-methyltransferase, which translates to MNIKHFPRGLKQPEKGFRFSVDALLLSTFIRPGEGWKILDLGCGCGIIGLGIILANPDLNLKVTGVDCDPQMISCAEENAKNLGVKDRYQTLLLDIKQINRSSVEAESFDLVLMNPPYRPHGQGRISPYKEKNIARFETSATLNTFVQAARFAVKNKKMVGIIYLAERLAEVMTELKANRLTPKKMRPVYGRMNKPAKLFLLQAVKNGGPGLCLEPPLILYKDGPANILTDQAREFCQFL; encoded by the coding sequence TTGAACATTAAACACTTCCCCCGCGGCCTCAAGCAACCTGAGAAGGGTTTTCGCTTTTCTGTTGACGCCTTGCTTCTATCCACCTTTATTCGTCCCGGAGAGGGTTGGAAAATTCTGGACTTGGGGTGTGGCTGCGGAATTATTGGACTGGGCATAATACTAGCCAATCCCGATCTAAATCTGAAGGTAACAGGTGTGGACTGTGATCCACAAATGATCTCTTGCGCCGAGGAAAACGCTAAAAACTTGGGCGTTAAAGACAGGTACCAGACCCTTCTCCTGGATATTAAACAGATCAACCGCAGTTCGGTTGAGGCGGAAAGCTTTGACCTGGTCTTGATGAACCCGCCTTATCGCCCCCATGGCCAGGGCAGAATATCCCCATATAAAGAAAAAAACATTGCCCGCTTTGAGACCTCAGCCACGCTGAATACTTTTGTCCAAGCAGCCAGGTTTGCAGTTAAAAACAAAAAAATGGTCGGGATTATCTATTTGGCAGAAAGGCTGGCTGAAGTGATGACGGAACTAAAAGCAAACAGGTTAACTCCAAAAAAAATGCGTCCCGTATATGGTCGCATGAATAAGCCGGCCAAACTTTTTCTTCTACAAGCCGTAAAAAATGGTGGTCCCGGTCTTTGTCTTGAACCACCCCTTATCCTGTATAAGGATGGACCTGCCAATATATTAACTGACCAGGCTAGAGAATTTTGTCAATTTTTATAA
- a CDS encoding HDOD domain-containing protein, whose protein sequence is MNSNLGRKLENKAVQNANLRQIVKRIDDLPVVPAVAIQALKLSLQDDVDLKKLGQVVETDAVLTAKILKLVNKASMGLSQKKVISVQQAINLIGLNALRSALLGVMIKEYLVGDDKIVSKNYKELWAHNLLCAILAQEIAQKTYPELKNTSFVAGLLHDMGKSVIMDVFPEKYEQIKESQDKLKISQFEAEQKLLGTNHSLVGKILAKNWKLPEEFIDCIWFHHQPIDSIQCLEAGKELIYIVIMADILAHEIFCDQSLSRDTAICLDKLKKILRLNDQEIEQIKLEGAKTYSEKAGLFSLDSDFYKIFHEIIQRANKKLSEMALEVEHKNVQLARTNKILQLAHNLSLNLTSVLTLQELFQGVVKAFQCVPDIQVGIIYIIDLDTRELEGQIWLDSHRTRNLLCFLDKEGIPVWEHDDQSIPEELKRAICMYKARSGSDVSKVSYDFSPPFHIFNFCTKKSLIGELCLVFKKGLNELYSREKLIFNQVSNLIASTLERIFIYEKLEKRSEELSQALWRNQQINLQLLQTERLAAVGQLAAGAAHEINNPLAIISARAQLLQFKETDAKKKKELALITEQIERISRILSSLMDFARPSPPKLTDVNLHEILDKVLEFVSNGLKKHNISIIKNYDKNLPVIKADPAQLEQVFLNLCINAQHAMEKSGGNLTLVTEHSEDGQNVIIKIIDQGEGIPKENLNKIFDPFFTTKEEGKGTGLGLSTSFGIINNHFGTIRIDSEVGKGTTITIELPVNIESLRPVDQDILDAKLKAVGGVKPKVLVVDDEEHIRDILKETLEGENMLVDTADNGQEGLEKLLTEKYDLLLLDIRMPLRDGLSLLREIKKRDKSLPVIVITGMATHEEMEEALAHGSCKCIRKPFHIKTLLEEIHKSLTGE, encoded by the coding sequence ATGAATAGTAATTTGGGCAGAAAGTTAGAAAATAAGGCTGTCCAAAATGCCAATTTGAGGCAGATCGTCAAACGAATTGACGATCTGCCTGTTGTTCCGGCTGTAGCAATCCAGGCTTTGAAACTCTCTCTTCAAGATGATGTTGACCTTAAAAAGCTTGGACAGGTTGTTGAAACAGATGCTGTTTTAACCGCCAAAATCTTGAAGCTAGTCAATAAGGCTTCCATGGGATTGAGTCAAAAAAAGGTGATTTCAGTTCAACAGGCAATTAATCTGATTGGCTTGAATGCCTTGCGCAGTGCCCTGTTAGGAGTAATGATCAAGGAATATTTAGTTGGAGATGATAAGATTGTTTCTAAAAATTATAAAGAATTATGGGCGCATAATTTGTTATGTGCCATTTTGGCCCAGGAAATTGCACAAAAAACGTATCCTGAGTTGAAAAACACCTCCTTTGTGGCTGGACTACTTCACGACATGGGTAAGTCAGTCATTATGGATGTCTTTCCGGAGAAATATGAGCAGATAAAAGAGAGTCAAGATAAACTTAAGATATCCCAGTTTGAAGCCGAACAAAAGCTCTTGGGAACCAACCATTCTTTGGTAGGAAAGATTTTGGCCAAGAATTGGAAACTTCCTGAAGAATTCATTGATTGTATATGGTTTCATCATCAGCCAATAGATTCTATCCAATGCCTGGAGGCAGGAAAGGAGCTCATTTATATTGTAATTATGGCTGATATCCTGGCCCATGAGATTTTTTGTGATCAATCTCTAAGTCGGGATACTGCGATTTGTCTTGATAAGTTAAAGAAAATTTTACGTTTAAATGACCAGGAAATTGAACAAATTAAATTAGAAGGGGCCAAGACTTATTCTGAAAAGGCAGGTCTTTTTTCTTTAGATAGTGATTTTTACAAAATTTTTCATGAAATTATCCAACGTGCCAATAAAAAATTGTCAGAAATGGCCTTGGAGGTGGAACATAAAAATGTTCAGCTTGCCCGGACCAATAAAATCCTTCAACTTGCCCACAATCTGAGTCTCAATCTGACTTCTGTCCTGACGTTGCAGGAGTTGTTTCAGGGAGTGGTTAAGGCTTTTCAATGTGTTCCGGATATTCAGGTAGGGATAATTTATATAATCGATTTGGATACCAGGGAGTTAGAAGGACAGATATGGTTAGATTCGCATCGTACAAGAAATTTACTCTGTTTTTTAGATAAAGAAGGGATACCGGTCTGGGAACATGATGACCAGAGCATACCCGAGGAGTTAAAAAGAGCCATTTGTATGTATAAAGCCCGCTCCGGTAGTGATGTCTCAAAAGTTAGCTATGATTTCTCTCCTCCGTTTCATATATTCAATTTTTGCACTAAAAAAAGTTTGATTGGAGAACTATGTTTAGTTTTTAAAAAGGGCCTGAATGAACTCTATTCGCGCGAAAAGTTAATCTTTAATCAAGTCTCTAATCTCATTGCTTCAACTTTGGAAAGGATTTTTATCTATGAAAAGCTGGAAAAGCGCTCTGAAGAATTAAGTCAGGCCTTGTGGCGGAATCAACAGATAAACTTACAATTACTGCAAACTGAGCGATTGGCTGCAGTTGGTCAATTGGCAGCTGGAGCAGCCCATGAGATCAACAACCCTCTGGCAATAATTTCTGCCAGGGCTCAACTTTTACAGTTTAAAGAAACTGACGCCAAGAAAAAGAAAGAGTTGGCTCTTATAACAGAACAAATTGAGAGAATAAGCCGTATTTTGTCCAGCTTAATGGATTTTGCTCGCCCAAGTCCGCCTAAGTTGACAGATGTAAATCTGCATGAGATTTTGGATAAAGTTTTAGAATTCGTTAGTAATGGGCTAAAAAAGCATAATATATCTATTATTAAGAATTATGATAAGAATTTGCCAGTAATCAAAGCTGATCCTGCCCAGTTGGAGCAGGTTTTTTTGAATTTATGTATCAATGCACAGCATGCTATGGAGAAATCTGGGGGTAACTTGACTCTGGTTACCGAACATTCAGAAGACGGGCAAAATGTAATCATTAAAATCATAGACCAAGGAGAAGGAATTCCTAAAGAAAACTTAAATAAAATTTTCGATCCTTTTTTTACGACCAAGGAGGAGGGAAAAGGGACAGGGCTTGGGTTGTCTACTTCATTTGGAATTATCAACAATCATTTTGGAACTATAAGAATTGATAGTGAAGTGGGTAAAGGGACTACAATTACCATCGAATTACCGGTCAATATTGAGAGTTTGAGACCTGTCGATCAGGATATTTTGGATGCAAAATTAAAGGCTGTTGGAGGAGTCAAACCTAAAGTTTTGGTTGTCGATGACGAGGAGCATATTCGAGACATCCTCAAGGAGACTTTAGAGGGCGAGAATATGCTTGTGGATACAGCCGACAACGGCCAGGAAGGTTTAGAAAAATTGTTGACAGAGAAGTATGATCTCCTTCTTTTAGATATAAGGATGCCTTTGCGGGACGGGTTGTCGTTGCTGCGGGAAATAAAAAAGCGAGACAAGTCTTTACCAGTTATAGTCATAACAGGTATGGCTACTCATGAAGAGATGGAAGAGGCGCTTGCTCATGGTTCCTGTAAATGTATACGAAAACCTTTTCATATCAAAACACTTTTAGAGGAGATTCATAAGTCTCTAACCGGAGAGTAA
- a CDS encoding ABC transporter ATP-binding protein — protein MEKKEPILKGEKLTKDFGGLRANNKVDFELYKGEILGLIGPNGSGKTTLVNMISGNISITSGDVFFKGQSIKGLKPHQIGRLGVARTYQIVKPFPGMTVLENVAVGAMFGSKGKQRNTKQALEIASDVVDFVGLGKYKSVKADSLNVASRKRLEVAKALAMGPEVILFDEVMAGLNPGETDQAIELMLKIREKGITLFVIEHVMRVIKAICDRIFVLHHGEKISEGTPEKVLNDEKVIKAYLGKRYKQLAA, from the coding sequence ATGGAAAAAAAAGAACCTATTTTAAAGGGAGAAAAACTAACAAAAGACTTCGGTGGCCTTAGAGCCAACAACAAGGTCGACTTTGAGCTTTATAAAGGAGAAATTTTGGGTCTGATCGGACCCAATGGCAGTGGCAAAACTACCCTGGTAAACATGATATCCGGTAATATTTCCATAACCAGTGGCGATGTCTTCTTCAAAGGCCAGTCTATAAAGGGACTCAAGCCCCACCAGATCGGCAGGTTGGGAGTCGCCAGGACTTACCAGATTGTCAAACCCTTTCCAGGGATGACAGTTTTGGAAAATGTGGCTGTCGGCGCCATGTTCGGCAGCAAAGGTAAACAGCGTAACACAAAGCAAGCCCTGGAAATAGCCTCTGATGTGGTGGATTTCGTTGGTCTGGGGAAATATAAAAGCGTAAAGGCCGACAGCCTGAATGTGGCTTCGAGAAAAAGGCTGGAAGTGGCTAAAGCCCTGGCCATGGGACCAGAGGTAATCCTTTTTGATGAAGTTATGGCCGGCTTAAACCCCGGCGAAACAGACCAGGCTATCGAGCTGATGCTAAAAATCCGCGAAAAGGGCATAACGCTTTTTGTCATTGAGCATGTAATGCGTGTGATCAAGGCCATATGCGATCGGATCTTTGTCCTGCACCATGGGGAAAAGATATCCGAAGGTACTCCGGAAAAGGTATTGAACGACGAGAAAGTGATTAAGGCCTACCTTGGGAAAAGGTATAAACAATTGGCAGCGTAA
- the murJ gene encoding murein biosynthesis integral membrane protein MurJ, with protein MTKSQSSSIHSLARNASLVAGATLISRILGLGRDLIIAFALGAGPFADAFFVAFRLPNLLRRLFAEGSLTMAFVPVFTRTKNEQGLGQAFLLARSVQVWLLIILGIIVCLSIFLANPITSIIAPGFKKNPEVFALTVRLVRICFPYIIFISSVALCMGILNSMNHFLAPSLAPSILNIVLISFALLAYFLHLSSDSVPLFLSIGVLVAGLGQWLLQQPFLRTIGFKWKGPFDLRNKGVKKIGHLMLPTIVGAAVYQLNIVFSTILASFLPLGSISYLYYADRLVQFPLGVFGVAVSTAALPSLSELATKQNMDAFKNTLNSSLSLTLFISLPATAGLIGLSYPLVKVLFGHGAFSSHAVQATANALVGYCIGLPAFSCVRSIISAFYSLEDTKTPVKIAFICMLINITLGYFLMQKLVHVGLALAVSISSWVNVLLLGFYLRKKIGPWFTGAGEILKMILLSFALLAGVTALASFQWIALLSIPLWALGYFYSSLLLKISPGQILWRALIRNP; from the coding sequence GTGACTAAAAGCCAAAGTTCTTCTATCCATTCTCTGGCTCGTAATGCCAGCCTGGTGGCCGGGGCTACCCTCATAAGCCGGATACTTGGTCTCGGCCGGGATCTAATCATTGCATTTGCCTTGGGCGCAGGCCCTTTTGCGGATGCCTTTTTTGTAGCTTTTCGACTGCCTAATTTGTTGCGCCGCCTGTTTGCAGAAGGCTCTCTGACCATGGCCTTTGTCCCGGTCTTTACCCGCACCAAAAACGAACAAGGCTTGGGCCAGGCATTTTTACTGGCCCGCTCTGTTCAAGTCTGGCTGTTAATAATCCTGGGAATAATTGTTTGCTTAAGTATATTCTTAGCCAACCCCATAACCTCAATTATTGCCCCGGGATTCAAAAAAAATCCCGAGGTGTTTGCCTTGACTGTGAGGCTTGTGCGCATCTGTTTTCCCTATATTATTTTTATTTCTTCTGTTGCCCTATGCATGGGTATATTAAATTCCATGAATCACTTCCTGGCCCCGTCACTGGCCCCCTCAATCCTGAACATTGTTCTCATCTCCTTTGCCCTGCTGGCCTACTTCTTACATCTAAGCAGCGACAGCGTCCCTTTATTTCTATCTATCGGGGTACTGGTAGCAGGCCTTGGTCAATGGCTCCTGCAGCAGCCTTTCCTCCGAACCATTGGTTTTAAATGGAAGGGTCCATTTGACTTGCGAAATAAAGGCGTAAAAAAAATAGGCCACTTAATGCTGCCTACCATTGTGGGGGCTGCTGTCTATCAATTAAATATAGTTTTTAGCACTATACTGGCCTCTTTTTTACCTCTGGGATCCATCTCCTATCTTTATTATGCCGACCGCCTGGTCCAGTTTCCACTGGGGGTCTTTGGAGTAGCCGTAAGCACTGCAGCACTGCCTTCTTTATCCGAACTGGCCACTAAACAAAACATGGATGCTTTTAAAAATACCTTAAACTCATCCTTGAGCTTAACTCTGTTTATCAGTCTGCCAGCCACTGCTGGTCTTATTGGGCTAAGTTATCCACTAGTCAAAGTTCTCTTTGGCCATGGCGCGTTTTCATCGCATGCAGTCCAGGCCACTGCCAACGCTCTGGTTGGATATTGCATTGGTCTTCCGGCCTTTTCCTGTGTTAGGTCTATAATTTCAGCTTTTTACTCTTTAGAAGATACAAAAACTCCAGTTAAAATTGCTTTTATATGTATGCTTATCAATATAACTCTAGGCTACTTTCTGATGCAAAAACTAGTTCATGTTGGGCTGGCTTTAGCTGTAAGCATCTCCTCCTGGGTCAATGTTCTGCTCCTGGGTTTTTATTTACGCAAAAAAATCGGTCCCTGGTTTACAGGGGCTGGTGAAATCTTAAAAATGATTCTTTTAAGTTTTGCGCTTCTTGCCGGCGTAACAGCCCTGGCCAGTTTTCAATGGATAGCACTTTTGTCTATCCCACTCTGGGCCTTGGGTTATTTTTATTCCAGTTTGCTGTTAAAAATTTCCCCCGGCCAAATTTTATGGCGAGCTTTAATCCGTAATCCATGA
- a CDS encoding DUF1015 domain-containing protein, protein MPQFIPLNFYSYSWSNPALKPEQVIAPPYDVLSAPARQNLAKQSPYNAVHIDLPESYDQAANILTAWKAERIISKTNDPHFYILATDYTVDGKTHTRWGILGGLRLTPFGQGQVFPHEQTYPKAKADRLKLMRATGGQLSPIFGIYDDPELTLTKIGSELQNSVPIVDFVQEENIRHRLWLVPKKENEKIASLLENQKIYIADGHHRYETALKFQQEQGPGTIEDPKPWDYVFTYLSNISSPGLEIFPYHRMLSWEKMYSWQEILKIAEKNYSIQKVDHQDSLDNITNPAGCILYIPGSYYLLQPKGESKNTFDQIGAHVLDKYFLRQTLGLTEQELSSGSFLSYTPFASEAITKVDQGNIQAAFLLKPVSMSILQTVCQSGQVMPRKSTYFYPKLPTGLLFYLWH, encoded by the coding sequence ATGCCCCAATTTATACCTTTAAACTTTTATTCTTATTCTTGGTCCAATCCAGCCTTAAAACCTGAGCAGGTTATAGCTCCCCCTTATGATGTCCTATCTGCTCCTGCTCGCCAGAACCTGGCCAAACAAAGCCCGTATAATGCCGTGCATATAGACTTACCAGAAAGTTATGATCAAGCCGCGAACATCTTAACCGCCTGGAAAGCTGAAAGAATTATCTCTAAAACCAATGATCCCCACTTCTATATTCTGGCCACTGATTATACTGTAGACGGTAAAACACATACCAGGTGGGGGATACTGGGAGGTCTGAGATTAACCCCTTTTGGGCAAGGGCAGGTCTTCCCTCATGAACAGACCTATCCTAAAGCCAAGGCTGACCGGTTAAAACTAATGAGGGCTACCGGGGGCCAGTTAAGCCCTATTTTTGGAATTTATGATGATCCGGAGCTTACCCTTACCAAAATAGGCAGTGAACTTCAAAATAGTGTTCCCATAGTTGACTTTGTTCAGGAGGAAAATATCCGCCACCGGCTTTGGCTCGTCCCGAAAAAAGAAAATGAAAAAATTGCCAGTTTGCTCGAGAACCAGAAAATTTATATTGCCGACGGTCATCATCGATACGAAACAGCCTTGAAATTTCAGCAGGAACAAGGTCCTGGCACCATAGAAGACCCTAAACCTTGGGATTATGTATTTACCTACTTGAGCAATATCTCCTCACCTGGTTTGGAGATTTTCCCGTACCATCGCATGCTGTCCTGGGAAAAGATGTATTCTTGGCAGGAAATCTTAAAAATAGCCGAGAAAAATTATTCTATCCAAAAAGTTGACCATCAGGACAGCTTAGACAACATCACAAATCCTGCCGGTTGTATCCTTTACATTCCTGGAAGCTACTACCTCCTGCAACCAAAAGGCGAGTCAAAAAACACCTTTGATCAGATCGGAGCCCATGTTTTAGATAAATATTTTTTGCGTCAAACCCTGGGGCTCACTGAGCAGGAACTCTCTTCGGGAAGTTTCTTGAGCTATACTCCCTTTGCCTCCGAAGCCATAACCAAGGTTGACCAGGGAAATATCCAGGCCGCCTTTTTATTGAAACCTGTGTCCATGTCTATTTTACAGACTGTTTGTCAGTCCGGTCAGGTTATGCCCAGAAAATCCACCTATTTTTACCCTAAACTGCCAACCGGACTGCTTTTTTATCTCTGGCATTAA
- a CDS encoding ABC transporter ATP-binding protein, with protein sequence MALIEVKDLDVSYGDVQVLWDINLKIEKGSIVALVGSNGAGKTTFLKTLSGLLSYQKGDIIYNGESLKGLPSDEIVKRGIIHVPEGRRLFPEMTVEENLLMGAYHRKKDPEIPKDLEHVYTLFPRLKERRKQKAGSLSGGEQQMVAMARGLMGRPTVFLVDEMSLGLAPLIVDNLIEIVHSINKEGNTVLLVEQDVQLALENSHYAYVLDTGRIAMEGKSEALLTNPEIKKIYLGM encoded by the coding sequence ATGGCCCTGATAGAAGTAAAAGACTTAGACGTCTCTTACGGAGATGTTCAGGTTTTGTGGGATATTAATCTGAAAATAGAAAAGGGTTCCATTGTTGCTCTTGTCGGTTCCAACGGTGCCGGGAAAACAACCTTTTTGAAGACATTGTCCGGATTATTGAGTTATCAAAAAGGAGATATCATTTACAATGGAGAGTCATTAAAAGGACTGCCTTCCGATGAAATTGTAAAAAGGGGAATCATCCATGTGCCCGAAGGAAGAAGGCTGTTTCCTGAAATGACAGTGGAAGAAAATCTTCTGATGGGTGCATATCACCGCAAAAAAGATCCTGAAATTCCCAAAGACCTGGAACATGTCTATACTCTATTCCCCAGACTAAAGGAAAGGAGAAAACAAAAGGCCGGCTCCCTTTCCGGCGGGGAACAGCAAATGGTGGCCATGGCCAGAGGCCTGATGGGTCGGCCAACTGTTTTTTTGGTGGACGAAATGTCTTTAGGTCTTGCACCATTAATAGTGGATAACCTGATCGAAATAGTTCACAGTATAAACAAAGAGGGTAATACTGTTCTTCTGGTAGAACAGGATGTGCAATTAGCCCTTGAAAATTCCCACTATGCTTATGTCCTGGATACGGGAAGGATCGCCATGGAGGGCAAATCAGAAGCCCTGTTAACAAACCCTGAAATCAAAAAAATATATCTTGGGATGTAA